One Anopheles marshallii chromosome 3, idAnoMarsDA_429_01, whole genome shotgun sequence genomic region harbors:
- the LOC128713856 gene encoding myosin-16-like: MDTIGDGKESHAEGGGPLPSDVPVKAAAQQIKPTGATVDVGKVSSEQYDDTSLNARLLDKLNEQFEKQIQLVESDRLDFKLAVYAEWVHSLRTVNTELVQSLREVQDTCMERMQLMRAAYLKNLTRFGPDVRLKRLANTTDPNVECPSGDQLISLELSSNYPIVPATDEMLLRDLDAKTSIIDKQRNELVDLRKQVNDTGSILEQLRNMIQERDKQLEDKCKEIAILQQQIVALNEQLQKVKLSTTASIDNRSLISEITDHHDKITQLRKKLKEQEDKLRQANTAIQFRDEVIAQQRQEIKLLNEQPQASIVSFHSVESGDDSSMIEQSMQNYSTVSSRKLFNQLGTIQQDSETESAYVQLLKRELIELREQLHEKSHRKESTLGEVEKALLRLRGACEELLQSTGKLSGCGDGWREVDGDESGTAGCSLRFEDDDDLIEAMRDRCEALCRQLAASRIEQDEGIGSASTSRLEHSDLIGQREQQQVMMCIEQQLKRLLGGKEHSNNSASESFSSLSLGLDEGCTLQGLIDDLKKEIESKDLVLRDRHVEMERLQQELTNRDRLLNQCRVRQELFDGEKTALLQKIADLEENVDDHSRTIAMLNMEKVKLLRQVEDLKETLHQYRENLQQTSEEKVAIEDECKNLLVTISNLRVALEETKRNGSSSVSVLHELVENLQLEVILLSEQLNDAFKENISKDNELDQYRDSNLQLRCQLAELSREFGNMKDISDAVDIRQELNEQKHRVFALLKDDVKLLQDQLNGVRGEIVSRQQDLGHLGYFREKCAEMERLHELEMSQQRSKHSNELKQLRREIESLSNQLAAAADTSKQHEQLVESSATLQTTIMKLDEHNRLLQKTIQSYQDNSVQLEQQLGGSQHQLATVRQELEELRARSDEQESKIESLKTDKERISGELLMQRRMCKCGFNTNNATGSRERAKVPLSHSLQKQLAQKTLEATRIQEELTQRTEEWKRRETEYVNHRVRATEHATELIEQLSELKGRFGNVEQVAHMKDELIDRLQQSLRDINRKYTIRQDQFTELEAKNGNLSEALERARQEALQCEKRCTEELSNARRCSMDQKNQLQQYERQLNRLRVEVDALREKCEQISSERDVLRDECQGLRERLAKYEGKESALCEVVKSNQDELAVKASRVLELEETNRKLSQNYEQLKDFHEELSKQYRLTQHELEQLRECSKKLLEFKQQTLSTKELTRKSVTEWKERETQYCQEIGRLKKRTELLEQDRSKLIGKLNAYHRDNTILARCMQQSQHPQSQQQQQPPSRQHSPYDENRRSYNLTPLHQTFYPPDAFKLVRSTSDPNCNESDELLQKVELTCSQLQQIRRFWHQGLKEVFPTDP; this comes from the exons ATGGACACCATCGGAGATGGAAAAGAATCCCACGCGGAGGGTGGCGGACCGCTACCATCCGACGTTCCGGTTAAAGCGGCCGCGCAGCAGATAAAGCCCACAGGTGCGACAGTGGACGTTGGGAAGGTTTCCTCCGAGCAGTATGATGATACGTCCCTGAATGCCCGGTTGCTGGACAAGCTGAACGAGCAGTTCGAAAAGCAGATCCAGTTGGTCGAGAGTGATCGGTTGGACTTCAAG CTTGCCGTGTATGCCGAATGGGTACACAGTTTGCGTACGGTCAACACCGAGCTGGTGCAGTCGTTGCGCGAGGTGCAGGACACCTGTATGGAGCGGATGCAGCTGATGCGTGCGGCCTATCTCAAGAATCTGACCCGTTTCGGACCGGATGTACGTTTGAAACGGTTAGCAAATACCACGGACCCAAATGTGGAGTGCCCTTCCGGAGACCAACTTATATCGCTTGAGCTTAGTTCCAACTATCCCATCGTACCAGCTACGGATGAGATGCTGCTTCGGGACTTGGACGCAAAAACAAG cataattgaTAAGCAACGAAATGAATTGGTGGACCTACGGAAGCAAGTAAATGACACCGGATCCATACTGGAGCAGTTGCGCAACATGATTCAGGAACGGGACAAACAGTTGGAGGATAAATGTAAAGAAATCGCCATACTACAGCAACAAATTGTCGCACTAAACGAGCAGCTGCAGAAAGTGAAACTG TCGACGACGGCCTCGATCGATAACCGGAGCTTAATATCGGAGATTACCGATCACCACGATAAGATCACGCAGCTGCGAAAGAAGCTGAAGGAGCAGGAGGATAAACTGCGACAGGCAAACACCGCCATCCAATTCCGGGATGAGGTGATCGCGCAACAACGGCAGGAAATTAAGTTGTTAAACGAG CAACCTCAAGCGTCAATTGTCTCATTCCATTCGGTAGAATCCGGTGACGATTCGTCCATGATAGAGCAATCAATGCAAAACTACTCCACCGTCAGCAGTAGAAAGTTGTTCAATCAGCTCGGTACGATACAGCAGGATAGTGAAACGGAATCGGCATACGTGCAGCTGTTAAAACGTGAACTGATTGAGTTGCGTGAACAGCTGCATGAGAAATCGCACCGAAAGGAATCGACGCTGGGCGAAGTGGAAAAGGCATTGCTGCGATTAAGAGGTGCCTGTGAGGAACTGCTTCAGAGTACCGGTAAGCTGTCGGGATGCGGTGACGGATGGAGGGAGGTGGACGGTGATGAGAGCGGTACGGCAGGATGTTCACTCCGGTTCGAAGACGACGATGATCTGATCGAGGCGATGCGTGATCGCTGTGAAGCGCTGTGCCGTCAGCTAGCAGCGTCCCGGATCGAGCAGGATGAAGGCATCGGAAGTGCTAGCACATCCCGGCTGGAACATTCTGACCTAATTGGTCAACGCGAACAGCAGCAGGTGATGATGTGCATCGAGCAGCAATTGAAGCGATTG CTAGGAGGCAAGgagcacagcaacaacagtgcCAGTGAGTCCTTCAGCTCGCTTTCGCTCGGCCTGGACGAAGGTTGCACCCTGCAAGGACTGATCGATGATCTGAAAAAGGAGATCGAATCGAAGGATCTTGTGTTGCGCGATCGGCACGTCGAGATGGAGCGTTTGCAACAGGAACTAACCAACCGGGACCGGCTGCTGAACCAGTGCCGGGTACGCCAAGAGTTGTTTGACGGTGAAAAAACAGCACTGCTTCAAAAG ATTGCCGACCTGGAAGAAAATGTCGACGACCATAGCCGTACGATCGCGATGCTaaacatggaaaaggtgaaacTCTTGCGTCAAGTGGAAGATCTCAAGGAAACG CTGCACCAGTACCGGGAAAATTTGCAGCAGACAAGCGAGGAAAAGGTCGCCATCGAGGACGAG TGCAAAAACCTGCTCGTCACCATCTCTAATCTGCGCGTTGCCCTCGAGGAAACGAAGCGTAATGGCAGCTCATCC GTTAGCGTTCTTCATgagctggtggaaaatttgcaGCTAGAGGTGATCCTTTTGAGCGAACAGTTGAACGACGCATTCAAAGAG AACATATCAAAGGACAACGAGTTGGACCAATACCGTGACTCCAATCTACAGCTTCGATGTCAGCTGGCCGAGCTGAGCCGTGAGTTTGGCAATATGAAGGACATCTCCGATGCGGTAGACATCCGGCAGGAG CTCAATGAACAGAAGCATCGTGTGTTTGCACTGTTGAAAGATGACGTGAAGTTACTGCAGGATCAGCTGAACGGTGTCCGGGGTGAAATCGTATCGCGCCAGCAGGATTTGGGCCATCTGGGCTACTTCCGGGAGAAGTGCGCCGAAATGGAGCGTCTGCACGAGTTGGAGATGAGTCAGCAGCGTAGCAAACATTCCAATGAGCTGAAGCAACTGCGGCGGGAGATCGAATCGTTAAGCAATCAACTGGCTGCTGCCGCTGATACG agCAAACAGCATGAACAATTAGTGGAATCGTCAGCAACGCTTCAGACGACAATTATGAAGCTGGACGAGCACAATCGACTTTTGCAGAAGACTATCCAGTCCTACCAGGACAACAGCGTACAGCTCGAGCAACAGTTGGGCGGTTCGCAGCACCAACTGGCAACGGTCCGGCAAGAGCTGGAGGAGCTGCGAGCACGCAGCGATGAACAGGAGAGCAAAATCGAAAGTTTAAAGACCGATAAGGAGCGTATTTCTGGCGAGCTACTGATGCAGCGAAGGATGTGCAAGTGTGGCTTTAACACCAACAATGCGACCGGATCACGTGAACGC GCCAAGGTGCCACTCTCTCATTCGCTGCAGAAGCAGCTGGCCCAAAAAACACTCGAAGCAACGCGCATCCAGGAGGAGCTGACCCAACGCACCGAGGAGTGGAAGCGGCGCGAAACGGAGTACGTTAACCATCGGGTCCGTGCGACCGAGCATGCGACCGAGCTGATCGAACAGCTCAGTGAGCTGAAGGGCCGATTCGGCAATGTGGAACAGGTGGCCCACATGAAGGATGAGCTGATCGATCGTTTACAGCAAAGTTTGCGTGACATCAACCGGAAGTACACGATTAGGCAAGATCAGTTTACGGAGCTCGAAGCAAAGAACGGTAATCTGTCGGAGGCGCTGGAACGAGCCCGCCAGGAAGCTTTGCAGTGTGAGAAACGGTGCACCGAAGAGCTGAGCAATGCACGACGGTGTTCGATGGATCAAAAGAACCAGTTGCAACAATACGAGCGGCAGCTTAATCGTTTGCGAGTGGAAGTGGATGCATTGCGGGAAAAGTGCGAACAAATTTCTAGTGAG CGTGATGTGTTACGTGATGAATGTCAGGGCCTGCGAGAGCGGTTGGCAAAATACGAAGGAAAGGAGAGCGCCCTGTGCGAGGTGGTTAAATCCAATCAAGATGAGTTGGCTGTCAAAGCGTCGCGAGTGTTG GAGCTGGAGGAAACAAATCGCAAACTATCCCAGAACTATGAACAATTGAAAGACTTCCACGAGGAGCTGAGCAAACAGTACCGGCTCACCCAGCACGAACTGGAGCAGCTTCGAGAGTGTTCGAAGAAATTGCTAGAATTTAAACAGCAAACACTGTCGACGAAGGAACTAACGCGTAAGAGCGTTACCGAATGGAAGGAACGGGAGACGCAGTACTGTCAGGAGATAGGTCGATTAAAGAAGCGAACCGAATTGCTGGAACAGGACCGATCGAAGCTGATTGGCAAGTTGAATGCGTACCACCGGGACAATACAATTCTCGCACGATGTATGCAACAATCACAACATCCAcaatcgcaacaacaacaacaacctccaTCACGGCAACATTCGCCATACGACGAAAATAGGAG AAGCTATAATCTGACGCCCCTTCATCAAACGTTTTACCCACCGGATGCGTTCAAGTTGGTCCGTTCGACCAGCGATCCCAACTGCAACGAG TCGGACGAGTTACTACA